The following proteins are encoded in a genomic region of Candidatus Zixiibacteriota bacterium:
- a CDS encoding metallophosphoesterase, translating to MREFFPLIFSLIAIGVIGLIEILLLALANRPWWSRPWVRRVSWGLPLFGILMVLVWGLGQYYAVTWLRSPAAVLAVLSFVLEVALMLSLPVSGVIHLAHWVVDRVVRRRRLNDPKRVDNNRRALLRVAAAGLPVAAVSMGLAGVTHAFSDIRVYLKPIKIDPLPPALEGLRILHISDSHLSHYITLDAIEDVLTRAESLAPDLVAISGDIADDLSMLGGALNMITELRAPLGVYACLGNHEYYRGLHKVKQIFGRTTVPLLVNQSVRLDVNGTKLRVAGIEDPRFVGGGDRAFFKNAIDSMLEDTDPADFTILLSHRPSALDYASEVNLDLILAGHTHGGQIGGLQRSLFEVVSPDSYLWGHYQKEQSHLYTSSGVGHWFPFRLGCPAEAPVIELSSK from the coding sequence ATGCGTGAATTCTTTCCCCTGATTTTCTCGCTGATCGCCATCGGTGTGATCGGATTGATTGAGATTCTGCTTTTGGCGCTGGCCAACCGACCCTGGTGGAGTCGCCCCTGGGTGCGACGAGTTTCGTGGGGGTTGCCATTGTTCGGCATTCTGATGGTTCTGGTCTGGGGGCTCGGTCAGTACTACGCTGTGACCTGGCTGAGGTCGCCCGCGGCCGTTCTGGCCGTTTTGTCCTTTGTACTGGAAGTTGCGTTGATGTTATCGCTGCCGGTATCGGGAGTCATCCATCTGGCTCATTGGGTGGTCGATCGAGTGGTTCGTCGCCGCCGCCTGAACGACCCCAAAAGAGTCGATAACAATCGTCGGGCATTGTTGCGCGTAGCCGCGGCCGGATTGCCGGTGGCCGCCGTCAGCATGGGTCTGGCCGGCGTCACCCATGCCTTCAGCGACATCAGAGTTTATCTAAAACCGATCAAAATCGATCCCCTGCCACCCGCCCTAGAAGGACTGCGCATCCTGCACATCAGCGACAGTCATCTGTCGCACTATATAACTTTGGATGCTATCGAAGACGTGCTAACTCGAGCCGAGTCCCTGGCCCCCGACCTCGTAGCTATTTCAGGTGACATTGCCGACGATCTCTCTATGTTAGGCGGCGCCCTGAACATGATTACCGAACTGCGCGCCCCGCTTGGTGTTTACGCCTGTTTGGGCAATCACGAATATTACCGAGGTCTGCACAAGGTAAAGCAGATTTTCGGACGCACGACGGTGCCTCTTCTGGTCAATCAATCGGTCCGGCTGGATGTCAACGGTACCAAGTTGCGAGTAGCCGGGATTGAGGACCCCCGCTTCGTGGGCGGCGGGGATCGTGCTTTTTTCAAGAACGCTATAGACAGTATGCTCGAAGATACAGACCCAGCCGACTTCACCATACTTCTTAGCCACCGTCCATCGGCTCTGGATTATGCATCCGAAGTCAATCTTGATTTGATCCTGGCCGGCCACACGCACGGTGGACAGATCGGCGGCTTACAACGATCACTGTTTGAAGTGGTCAGTCCCGACAGCTACCTGTGGGGGCACTACCAAAAAGAGCAAAGTCATTTGTACACATCCAGCGGCGTCGGCCACTGGTTCCCATTCCGTCTGGGCTGCCCGGCTGAAGCGCCGGTCATCGAACTCTCATCGAAATAG
- the murQ gene encoding N-acetylmuramic acid 6-phosphate etherase, whose protein sequence is MADYDKLIEQLRRLDTEQINPDTVDIDRLPSLEVARKINVEDKKVAAVVENALPQIAQAAELYAQSLRRDGRVFYLGAGTSGRLGVLDAAECPPTFGSDPDRIVGVIAGGYATMVLSKEGIEDDREAAVIDLKRHNLAQHDLVIGLAASVRTPYTQAGLQYAASLGAGTVFVVCNDNLDVPEHIDVVISLPVGPEVIAGSTRMKSGTAQKMVLNMISTTAMVLTGKTYGNLMVDLQARSEKLAARSRKILMDLLELDLTVAHELLERADGSVKVAIVMHQFECSKEEALEKLETADGFVGRCR, encoded by the coding sequence ATGGCTGACTACGACAAACTCATTGAACAACTGCGCCGTCTCGATACCGAACAGATCAATCCGGACACAGTCGATATCGACCGCTTGCCTTCTCTTGAGGTAGCCCGGAAGATAAACGTTGAGGACAAAAAAGTCGCTGCGGTAGTCGAAAACGCTCTGCCGCAGATTGCTCAGGCGGCTGAGCTATACGCCCAATCGCTGCGTCGGGACGGACGAGTCTTTTATCTTGGCGCCGGCACCTCCGGTCGGTTGGGCGTGCTTGATGCGGCGGAATGTCCACCGACTTTCGGAAGCGATCCGGACCGGATCGTGGGCGTTATTGCGGGCGGTTATGCTACCATGGTACTTTCCAAAGAAGGAATCGAAGATGATCGAGAGGCAGCCGTTATTGATCTGAAACGGCACAATCTGGCCCAACATGATCTCGTGATCGGCCTGGCTGCTTCGGTGCGCACCCCTTACACTCAGGCCGGGCTTCAGTATGCGGCCTCGCTGGGTGCCGGGACGGTATTCGTGGTCTGCAACGACAATCTGGACGTGCCTGAACATATCGACGTTGTAATCAGCTTGCCGGTCGGTCCCGAAGTGATCGCCGGATCGACTCGGATGAAATCCGGCACGGCGCAGAAGATGGTCCTTAACATGATTTCGACCACCGCTATGGTGCTGACCGGCAAGACCTACGGCAACCTGATGGTTGATCTCCAGGCGCGTTCGGAGAAACTGGCCGCACGCTCACGCAAAATCCTGATGGATCTTCTGGAACTTGATTTGACTGTGGCCCATGAACTGTTGGAGCGAGCTGATGGTTCGGTCAAAGTCGCCATTGTCATGCATCAATTCGAGTGTAGTAAAGAGGAAGCGCTTGAGAAACTGGAGACCGCTGACGGGTTTGTTGGTCGATGCAGGTGA
- the greA gene encoding transcription elongation factor GreA, producing MSESIKMSRAALVKLEAELKRLKFEERPKIVAEIKRTMELGDLSENAEYHAAKETQRHLEAKLADLEYSLSRVELIDTDAIPSDKVYLYAKVLVKDLSDGEEIEYTIVPAEEADVDNDIISVKSPVASAMLGKAVGDKVDIKVPVGTISYEILKISRD from the coding sequence ATGAGCGAATCGATCAAAATGTCACGAGCCGCGCTGGTCAAACTCGAGGCGGAGTTGAAACGTCTCAAGTTCGAAGAGCGCCCGAAAATCGTCGCCGAGATTAAGCGCACCATGGAGTTGGGCGACCTCTCCGAGAACGCCGAGTATCACGCCGCCAAAGAAACCCAGCGACACCTTGAGGCCAAACTGGCCGACCTGGAATACAGCCTGTCGCGAGTGGAACTGATCGATACCGATGCTATCCCATCGGACAAAGTTTACTTGTACGCCAAGGTGCTGGTGAAAGACCTCAGTGACGGTGAAGAGATTGAATACACTATAGTGCCGGCCGAAGAAGCGGATGTCGACAACGATATCATCTCGGTCAAATCGCCGGTAGCCTCGGCCATGCTGGGCAAGGCAGTCGGCGACAAGGTCGACATCAAAGTCCCGGTCGGGACGATCAGCTACGAAATTCTAAAGATATCCCGCGATTGA
- a CDS encoding TonB-dependent receptor — MQHRPGAKVLLTVILTISLVKISASTNGAPVEPVDSLSLFAQPIEVEGMVIRANRIPLTELRIPAAATVVHLDDSQPTAMGTTGDLMARLPGLRAYPSGNRWGRANVDVRGFAGGGQAQYLKVTYDGIPINRVASGLVNWAALDPADLDRVEAINGPVSAQYGDFGFGGLLALTSSWLPDDRRAKVTASYGSFDAVAIHGQATHRFEEGRAHLTLSQKQSDGWRRHSRIRAEKVGVKVQHSLGHRGRLSALFNWAHTDEKVPGAVTQEQLDTDRTDAARDWAGTILPDQSDSKDILAGLAADFSLGTDHELKSQVYLTSSSGDRTVTIIRSVDSEPELLTVGADISLGMQKQLGDRSVHLVYGTTFEYGRLNSRWTEHLGTTTPGEVISSGTGKRSEVAGYAHCVFHPTAGFQVSLGLRVDYIKTEFKADPGLVQRANDTETNEHTAFSPKVAVGFEIAPTVTTYASVSGAFKSPTLLHLYDSPPFAVPPQVGGPWILISNRQLKPQEGTCYEAGIKWINNDTRLTAGYYFYDITNEIDFDLAKISYDNIGKSRHQGIELSYSQQLSSILSVHGSVATNLARFKGGDNDGNQINGVPTRQYSFGFKVEPVSAGYVSLRTVGQNLQYLDEANEHELDDYVTITLSAGYQYRALNIGVTVDNLFDREYSHDGYVDLFGYNRFYPAATRSVMVTVSGTL, encoded by the coding sequence ATGCAACACCGCCCGGGCGCCAAAGTACTCCTAACTGTCATTCTAACTATATCGCTCGTCAAAATCTCTGCCTCGACAAACGGAGCGCCTGTCGAACCGGTCGACTCTTTAAGCCTCTTCGCTCAGCCCATCGAGGTGGAGGGGATGGTGATACGAGCCAATCGCATCCCGCTAACGGAACTGAGAATCCCGGCCGCTGCGACAGTTGTTCATCTTGATGATTCTCAACCGACGGCTATGGGCACTACCGGTGACCTCATGGCCCGACTGCCCGGTCTTAGAGCCTACCCAAGCGGCAATCGTTGGGGCCGGGCCAATGTCGATGTCCGCGGCTTTGCCGGCGGTGGCCAGGCGCAGTACCTGAAAGTTACCTACGACGGCATTCCGATCAATCGGGTCGCCTCCGGGCTGGTGAACTGGGCGGCGCTCGATCCGGCCGACCTGGATCGTGTCGAGGCAATCAACGGACCGGTTTCGGCGCAGTACGGCGATTTCGGTTTCGGCGGTCTGCTGGCGCTGACGAGTAGTTGGTTGCCGGATGATCGACGGGCAAAGGTGACGGCGAGCTATGGTTCATTCGATGCGGTCGCTATTCATGGGCAAGCGACTCATAGGTTTGAAGAAGGCCGGGCGCATCTGACTCTGTCGCAGAAACAAAGTGACGGTTGGCGTCGACACAGTCGGATTCGCGCCGAGAAAGTGGGTGTCAAGGTGCAACACAGTCTCGGCCACCGTGGCCGACTCAGCGCGCTGTTCAACTGGGCGCACACCGACGAAAAAGTGCCGGGCGCTGTTACTCAGGAACAACTCGACACAGACCGCACCGATGCCGCTCGGGACTGGGCGGGGACGATCCTGCCGGACCAATCAGACTCAAAAGATATACTGGCCGGACTGGCCGCCGACTTCTCGCTCGGTACTGATCATGAACTGAAGTCCCAGGTGTACTTGACTTCGTCAAGCGGCGATAGAACTGTTACCATAATCCGATCGGTTGACTCCGAACCTGAGTTGCTGACAGTGGGCGCAGATATTTCTCTGGGCATGCAGAAGCAACTGGGCGACCGATCGGTGCACCTGGTTTACGGAACCACCTTTGAATATGGACGGCTCAACAGCAGATGGACCGAGCATCTGGGGACGACCACGCCGGGTGAGGTTATCAGTTCCGGAACAGGCAAGCGAAGCGAGGTGGCTGGCTATGCGCATTGTGTCTTCCACCCGACCGCCGGGTTTCAGGTCTCGCTCGGCTTACGGGTCGACTACATCAAAACGGAATTCAAGGCCGACCCCGGTTTGGTCCAGAGGGCAAACGACACGGAAACGAATGAGCACACGGCTTTTTCGCCAAAGGTTGCAGTGGGTTTTGAAATCGCTCCGACCGTCACGACCTATGCCTCCGTCTCCGGCGCATTCAAGTCACCGACATTGCTGCACCTGTATGACTCCCCACCTTTCGCGGTGCCTCCTCAAGTTGGCGGCCCCTGGATATTGATTTCCAACCGACAACTCAAGCCTCAGGAAGGTACGTGCTATGAAGCAGGGATCAAGTGGATCAATAACGACACTCGACTGACGGCCGGCTACTATTTCTATGACATCACCAACGAAATCGATTTTGATCTGGCCAAAATAAGTTATGATAACATCGGTAAGTCTCGTCATCAGGGTATCGAACTGAGTTACTCACAGCAACTGAGTTCGATACTGTCGGTTCATGGGTCGGTTGCTACTAATCTGGCCAGATTCAAAGGAGGCGACAACGACGGTAACCAGATCAACGGCGTACCGACCAGGCAGTACAGTTTCGGTTTCAAGGTGGAGCCCGTCTCCGCCGGATATGTCTCTCTTCGTACCGTAGGTCAGAACCTGCAATACCTCGACGAAGCCAACGAGCACGAACTGGATGATTATGTCACGATTACTCTAAGCGCCGGGTATCAATACCGAGCGCTAAATATCGGGGTGACTGTCGACAATCTCTTCGATCGTGAATACAGCCACGATGGATACGTCGACCTGTTCGGTTACAATCGTTTCTACCCGGCCGCTACGCGCTCGGTAATGGTGACCGTGTCTGGAACGTTGTGA
- a CDS encoding TonB-dependent receptor has protein sequence MKCITALFIFTLSFSLPSQAFDLSGKVVDDNGDPIIGVSVVTDVTGVGTATDEQGAFTLPQDVSMTRITFSAVGYRSRQFHPGSLPEKVQLEPVYIRGEDIQVTADRAKVGVTPIAFDNLSSEDIERDYTVGEFPLLLASTPNLHAFSDGGTPLGYSYMKIRGFDDKRISTYINGVPLNDPEDQATYFVDLPDFAANVTDIQVQRGVGNSLYGDASFGGSVNIVTSGFNRERKTTLSFGYGEYTSDGGSVSDIYKQSLEYSSGLIDGRWSFAGRFSKQKTGGYRYNSWYRGWSYYFSVARLDRNSWTELFAYGGPMKMHLAYSGASREVLDADRRANPYHTYSNETDNFNQPHYHLHNIYRLGDRATLSNTLYYIRGRGFYEQFKQDRWYPEYNLDASMTGGEQEGDLVRQQWVEKNQYGWNPRLDIDHDRGRHSMGGSLYYFESDHWGQVVWAQHITGSFDPQHRYYQYNGKKVVGSVWLQENYELTEQLSVLTTAQIRYQRYSFDQAIMGAFRGYDYTVDWLFFSPRIGFNYDFENGWSMFSTFAISSRTPTDAAIYDANDPSIMPSLEIESVSLTASGDSVFQFGDPTAANERVYDFELGGEYRQPGYALGINGFWMRFNDEIIPNGGINDNTGLPITVNADHSVHAGVELTAAVKPREEFKLDGNFSYNYNRIRNHREHLGWVTLNHNGRTIPGFPEYLGNFIVDYNADPFRATMRTHFVGKQFMELNNLDDLAIDPYWTASVSLAYTAKNLLGLGTVTVQARIDNLFDRQYETSGYGDSYVTGVEPNGDLVASGWAEYFVGPERSIYGQVKVDLF, from the coding sequence ATGAAGTGTATCACAGCACTGTTTATTTTCACTCTGTCATTCTCATTGCCGAGCCAGGCCTTCGACCTGAGCGGAAAGGTAGTGGATGACAATGGCGATCCGATTATCGGTGTCTCGGTGGTGACCGATGTCACCGGAGTCGGCACCGCCACTGATGAGCAAGGCGCCTTTACTTTGCCACAAGACGTATCCATGACCAGGATAACGTTTTCCGCGGTAGGCTACCGCTCCCGACAATTCCATCCGGGCAGCCTGCCTGAAAAAGTACAGCTTGAGCCTGTCTACATTCGCGGCGAGGATATCCAGGTTACGGCCGACCGAGCCAAGGTCGGAGTGACACCGATTGCGTTCGATAACTTATCGTCCGAAGATATCGAGCGCGACTACACTGTGGGTGAGTTTCCATTGTTGCTGGCCTCGACGCCCAATCTTCACGCCTTTTCGGATGGCGGGACGCCCCTCGGATATAGTTATATGAAGATACGCGGATTCGATGACAAGCGTATTTCGACCTACATCAACGGCGTGCCGTTGAACGACCCGGAAGATCAAGCCACCTACTTTGTCGACCTGCCCGACTTCGCGGCCAACGTCACAGACATCCAGGTGCAGCGCGGTGTGGGTAATTCGCTCTACGGCGATGCTAGTTTCGGCGGTTCGGTGAACATCGTTACTTCCGGTTTCAATCGGGAGCGTAAAACGACTTTGTCGTTCGGTTATGGTGAATACACTTCCGACGGTGGATCGGTCAGTGACATTTATAAACAATCGCTTGAGTACTCTTCCGGGCTGATCGACGGCCGCTGGTCTTTTGCCGGTCGTTTTTCCAAACAGAAAACGGGCGGGTACCGGTACAATAGTTGGTACCGCGGATGGAGCTACTATTTTTCGGTGGCCCGGCTCGACCGGAATTCGTGGACCGAACTTTTTGCCTACGGCGGACCGATGAAGATGCATCTTGCATACTCCGGAGCGTCGCGCGAGGTGCTTGATGCCGATCGCCGAGCGAATCCCTATCACACATACTCTAACGAAACCGACAATTTCAATCAACCGCACTATCATCTGCATAATATCTACCGATTGGGCGACCGCGCTACGTTGTCCAATACTCTGTACTATATTCGCGGGCGGGGTTTCTACGAACAGTTCAAGCAGGATCGCTGGTATCCCGAGTACAACCTCGATGCGTCCATGACCGGCGGTGAGCAGGAGGGTGATCTGGTACGACAGCAGTGGGTCGAGAAGAACCAGTACGGCTGGAATCCACGGTTGGATATCGATCATGATCGTGGTCGTCACTCGATGGGAGGATCGTTATACTATTTCGAATCCGACCATTGGGGACAGGTAGTCTGGGCACAACACATCACCGGCTCTTTTGATCCTCAACATCGCTATTACCAGTATAACGGCAAGAAAGTGGTGGGTTCGGTTTGGCTCCAGGAAAACTACGAGTTGACAGAGCAACTTTCGGTGTTGACAACGGCACAAATCAGGTATCAACGGTATAGCTTCGATCAGGCCATAATGGGGGCATTCAGAGGCTATGACTACACGGTTGACTGGCTGTTTTTCTCACCCCGGATCGGCTTCAACTACGACTTTGAAAACGGCTGGTCAATGTTCAGCACTTTTGCGATTTCATCGCGCACACCGACCGACGCCGCCATCTATGACGCCAATGATCCGTCAATTATGCCGTCGCTGGAGATCGAATCGGTTTCGTTGACCGCTTCGGGAGACAGCGTTTTTCAATTCGGCGATCCCACCGCGGCCAATGAACGAGTGTACGATTTTGAGCTTGGTGGAGAGTACCGACAACCCGGATACGCTCTCGGCATCAACGGATTCTGGATGAGATTCAACGACGAGATCATTCCCAACGGCGGTATTAACGATAACACCGGGCTACCGATCACAGTCAATGCCGACCATTCGGTACACGCCGGAGTTGAACTTACTGCGGCGGTGAAACCGCGAGAAGAATTCAAGCTCGACGGAAACTTTTCGTACAACTACAACCGGATCAGGAATCATCGTGAACACCTTGGGTGGGTAACGCTCAATCATAACGGCCGGACGATTCCCGGATTCCCGGAGTATCTGGGCAACTTCATAGTTGATTACAACGCCGACCCCTTTCGGGCAACCATGCGGACGCACTTTGTAGGCAAACAGTTTATGGAGTTGAACAATCTGGATGACCTGGCCATAGACCCGTACTGGACGGCTTCGGTTTCGCTGGCCTATACGGCGAAGAATCTGCTCGGGCTCGGCACCGTAACCGTTCAGGCAAGGATCGACAATTTGTTCGACAGACAGTACGAAACATCCGGATACGGAGACAGCTATGTCACCGGAGTCGAACCTAATGGCGACTTGGTTGCGTCAGGTTGGGCTGAGTACTTTGTTGGTCCGGAGCGTTCGATCTACGGGCAGGTCAAGGTCGACTTGTTCTGA
- a CDS encoding sodium:solute symporter family protein: MHVIDYSLIAAYLALLLWLGLRYRVEGGSGARDMIVGGRMLTLPAFVASLVSTWYGGILGVGEYSYNYGLSNWLVFGLPYYLAAALFAIFLARKARQTELLTIPQRLGQVYNSRTAMAGAVTVFFMTVPSAYILMLGVLCQFLFGWPAWAGILGGTLFSIVYVFTGGFKSIVRTDVLQFGLMFVGFGGLLGMLLAEYGGLDFLVASLPQTHLTWHGGNSGWYIAVWYVIALATMIEPAFYQRCYAARSPRTARRGIFISIGCWCLFDFMTTTCGLYARALLPELADPVGAYPALAQAVLPVGLMGLFALALLATVMSTVDSYSFLAASTWGHDVVPRLRKLDDQGIVRQTRIGLLLSSGLAVVLALFFRSVVDIWHALGSIGTPALLVPLFTAFVGNRRLPPRVAFVSIVTSSLLSLVWYLSKYMNIDGSYWCQVEPIFPGLLWSLVLFAVFSRRSPQPDLPESR, encoded by the coding sequence ATGCATGTTATCGATTACAGTCTGATCGCTGCCTATCTCGCTTTACTCCTTTGGCTGGGGTTGCGCTATCGGGTGGAGGGCGGCAGTGGCGCGCGTGACATGATCGTTGGCGGGCGGATGCTTACGCTGCCGGCCTTTGTGGCCTCGCTGGTGTCCACCTGGTATGGTGGCATCTTAGGGGTGGGCGAATACAGTTACAACTACGGGCTGTCCAACTGGTTGGTTTTCGGGTTGCCGTACTATCTCGCGGCTGCTCTTTTTGCGATATTCCTGGCGCGCAAAGCCCGCCAAACAGAACTGCTCACTATCCCTCAGCGACTGGGGCAGGTGTACAACAGTCGGACAGCCATGGCCGGGGCGGTGACTGTCTTTTTCATGACAGTGCCGTCGGCTTACATCCTGATGTTGGGCGTGCTGTGTCAGTTCCTTTTCGGGTGGCCGGCCTGGGCTGGGATTCTGGGAGGGACCTTATTCTCGATAGTCTATGTTTTCACCGGCGGCTTCAAGTCGATTGTACGCACAGATGTGCTCCAGTTCGGGCTGATGTTTGTCGGCTTTGGCGGGTTGTTGGGGATGCTGTTGGCAGAGTATGGCGGGCTGGATTTTCTGGTGGCCAGCCTTCCCCAAACGCATCTCACCTGGCATGGCGGTAATTCCGGATGGTACATAGCCGTTTGGTATGTGATCGCGCTTGCAACGATGATCGAACCTGCGTTTTACCAACGCTGCTACGCAGCCCGATCACCCCGGACAGCCCGTCGGGGGATATTTATTTCAATAGGCTGTTGGTGCTTGTTCGATTTCATGACCACCACGTGCGGTCTGTATGCCCGGGCCTTGTTGCCGGAGCTGGCCGACCCGGTGGGAGCTTATCCGGCTTTGGCGCAGGCGGTCCTGCCGGTTGGTTTGATGGGTCTGTTCGCGCTGGCGCTATTGGCCACGGTGATGTCGACCGTGGATTCCTACTCATTCCTGGCCGCCTCGACCTGGGGTCACGATGTCGTTCCACGCCTGAGAAAACTGGACGACCAGGGTATTGTCCGTCAGACGCGGATCGGCCTGCTTTTGTCCAGTGGGCTGGCGGTCGTGTTGGCCCTTTTCTTTCGGTCGGTGGTGGATATCTGGCATGCCCTTGGTTCGATCGGCACTCCGGCCCTGCTGGTGCCGCTGTTCACCGCCTTTGTGGGCAATCGTCGTCTGCCGCCGCGAGTCGCGTTCGTCTCGATAGTCACGAGTTCATTGCTATCTCTGGTGTGGTACTTGTCAAAGTATATGAACATCGACGGCAGCTACTGGTGCCAGGTCGAACCTATCTTCCCCGGCTTGCTTTGGTCATTGGTTTTGTTCGCCGTTTTTTCGCGTCGTTCACCGCAGCCTGACTTGCCAGAATCCCGTTAG
- a CDS encoding SWIB/MDM2 domain-containing protein, with amino-acid sequence MAVKKKVVKKTAKKATTKKRTPAKKAAPKKKAAKKAPAKKAAAKKTVKKKATTRKSTAKKTTARKTTRKATTRKTAAKRAPAKKAAATKKAAPKKKAPAKAKTKRKPNPAFMRPMNLSDALGAVIGKKPIPRTEVTKKLWQYIKKNDLQDPVNRRMINADEKLKKVFGGKKKVNMFEMTKLVSKHME; translated from the coding sequence ATGGCAGTAAAGAAAAAGGTTGTGAAGAAGACTGCCAAGAAGGCAACCACCAAGAAGAGGACGCCGGCCAAGAAGGCAGCGCCCAAGAAGAAAGCTGCGAAAAAGGCACCGGCCAAAAAAGCCGCCGCCAAGAAGACAGTGAAGAAGAAGGCTACGACGAGAAAGAGTACCGCCAAGAAGACTACGGCGCGTAAGACTACTCGCAAGGCCACGACACGGAAAACGGCCGCCAAAAGAGCTCCGGCCAAAAAGGCAGCCGCCACCAAGAAAGCTGCCCCCAAGAAGAAGGCGCCAGCCAAGGCCAAAACCAAACGCAAACCAAACCCGGCTTTCATGCGGCCGATGAATCTCTCGGATGCTCTCGGCGCCGTGATCGGCAAGAAGCCGATTCCGCGCACCGAAGTGACCAAGAAACTGTGGCAGTACATCAAGAAGAACGACCTTCAGGATCCTGTCAACCGGCGCATGATCAATGCCGACGAAAAACTGAAGAAGGTTTTCGGCGGTAAGAAGAAGGTTAATATGTTTGAGATGACCAAGCTGGTCTCCAAACATATGGAATAG
- the asnS gene encoding asparagine--tRNA ligase: MDYKVRTKIARILVDDKLPVDSEVTILGFVRTARIGKGVAFVEVNDGSCMGNLQGVVANPEQFPILEKILTGASVRMKGKLVVSQGKGQKYEVAVDSIDLIGEADSTYPLQKKRHSMEFLREIAHLRGRTNTFGAVNRIRSKISYAIHTYFQERGFYYVHTPIISASDCEGAGDLFSVTTLDPQKLPMKDGKINWDEDFFAQQVFLTVSGQFEAEVAALAFGDVYNFGPTFRAENSNTARHASEFWMIEPEMAWAELEDNMDLAEDFLKWLFAYALEKCTDEMDFFGKWIDKEARQTLEGVVNSKFERITYTEAQDILAKSGESFEFPIGWGKDMQTEHERYLTEKKFGCPVIVTDYPAVIKSFYMRANDDGKTVRGMDVLVPRVGEIIGGSQREERYDVLQDQIKQHGIENFEDYQWYLDLRKYGSVPHSGFGLGFDRAIMYITGMANIRDVQPFPRVPRWAKF; encoded by the coding sequence ATGGATTACAAAGTTCGAACCAAGATCGCCAGAATATTGGTAGACGACAAACTACCGGTCGACAGCGAGGTGACAATACTCGGTTTCGTGCGGACGGCTCGGATCGGTAAGGGGGTCGCTTTTGTCGAGGTCAACGACGGCTCCTGCATGGGTAATCTTCAGGGCGTGGTGGCCAATCCGGAGCAGTTTCCTATACTTGAGAAGATTCTCACCGGCGCTTCGGTTCGGATGAAGGGGAAGCTGGTCGTGTCGCAGGGAAAAGGGCAGAAATACGAAGTGGCCGTGGATTCCATCGACCTGATCGGTGAAGCCGACTCTACATATCCCCTTCAGAAAAAGCGGCACTCAATGGAGTTCCTGCGCGAGATCGCCCACCTGCGAGGGCGCACCAACACGTTCGGTGCGGTCAACCGGATTCGTTCGAAGATATCGTATGCCATCCATACCTACTTTCAGGAACGCGGATTCTACTACGTGCATACGCCGATAATCTCAGCCTCCGATTGCGAAGGGGCCGGTGATCTGTTCAGCGTTACCACTCTTGATCCGCAGAAGCTCCCGATGAAAGACGGGAAGATCAACTGGGACGAGGACTTTTTCGCCCAACAGGTCTTCCTGACCGTGTCCGGGCAGTTTGAAGCGGAAGTGGCCGCGCTGGCCTTCGGTGATGTTTACAATTTCGGTCCTACCTTTCGCGCCGAGAACTCCAACACGGCCCGTCATGCTTCTGAGTTCTGGATGATCGAGCCGGAGATGGCCTGGGCGGAGTTGGAAGACAACATGGATTTGGCCGAGGACTTCCTCAAGTGGTTGTTTGCTTATGCCCTCGAAAAGTGCACCGATGAAATGGACTTCTTCGGCAAGTGGATCGACAAAGAAGCTCGTCAGACTCTGGAGGGTGTGGTCAATTCGAAGTTCGAGCGCATCACCTACACCGAGGCCCAGGACATTCTGGCCAAGAGCGGCGAGTCGTTCGAGTTCCCGATTGGTTGGGGCAAGGATATGCAGACCGAGCATGAGCGCTACTTGACCGAGAAAAAGTTTGGTTGTCCGGTAATCGTGACCGATTATCCGGCCGTGATCAAGTCGTTTTACATGCGGGCCAACGACGACGGCAAGACGGTCCGTGGTATGGACGTGCTGGTGCCCAGGGTGGGTGAGATCATCGGCGGGAGTCAGCGTGAAGAGCGTTACGACGTACTTCAAGATCAGATCAAGCAGCACGGGATCGAAAACTTCGAGGATTACCAATGGTATCTCGACCTGCGCAAGTATGGTTCGGTGCCGCACTCCGGTTTCGGGCTTGGTTTTGACCGTGCTATTATGTACATCACCGGCATGGCCAACATCCGCGACGTGCAGCCTTTCCCCCGTGTCCCCCGCTGGGCGAAGTTTTGA